One stretch of Mycobacteriales bacterium DNA includes these proteins:
- a CDS encoding ABC transporter permease subunit yields the protein MPRPIAAGVTPGLSMLYLSILVGLPVAALISLAAHGSFWSSATSHEARSVLTFTIEVSLAAALIDIVTGVALAWVLVRDEFPGKRVLNSLIDLPFALPTIVAGLVLLTLYGPGSPIGVNVVGTRIGVLFALLFVTLPFVTRAVQPVLLSLERDVEDAAACLGARPFTIFRRITLPAILPATLTGAALAFTRALGEFGSVVLIGGNLPHTEVASQLIFNDVEQDNSGAAAAVSVELLALALLVFLVLALATRRRVARHG from the coding sequence GTGCCACGACCGATCGCCGCGGGCGTCACGCCCGGGCTGTCGATGCTCTACCTGTCGATCCTCGTCGGGTTGCCGGTGGCGGCGCTCATCAGCCTCGCGGCGCACGGCTCGTTCTGGTCGAGCGCGACGTCGCACGAGGCGCGCTCGGTCCTGACCTTCACGATCGAGGTATCGCTCGCCGCCGCGCTGATCGACATCGTCACCGGGGTCGCCCTGGCCTGGGTTCTGGTGCGGGACGAGTTCCCCGGCAAGCGGGTGCTCAACTCACTCATCGACCTGCCGTTCGCGCTGCCGACGATCGTCGCCGGGCTCGTGTTGCTGACGCTGTACGGGCCGGGCAGCCCGATCGGTGTCAACGTCGTGGGCACCCGGATCGGAGTTCTGTTCGCGCTGCTGTTCGTCACGCTGCCGTTCGTCACGCGCGCGGTCCAACCGGTGCTGCTCAGCCTCGAGCGCGATGTCGAAGACGCCGCCGCGTGCCTCGGCGCACGGCCGTTCACGATCTTCCGGCGGATCACGCTGCCGGCAATCCTGCCGGCGACGCTTACCGGCGCGGCGCTCGCCTTCACCCGCGCGCTCGGTGAGTTCGGCTCGGTGGTTCTCATCGGCGGGAACCTGCCGCACACCGAGGTTGCCTCTCAGCTGATCTTCAACGACGTCGAGCAGGACAACTCAGGGGCGGCTGCGGCGGTCAGCGTCGAGCTGC
- a CDS encoding sulfate ABC transporter substrate-binding protein, with protein MKEQITVRTPKRIAAVAGALAIMAASAGCSSGGSKNTLDLVAYSTPQSVYAKLIPAFQATAAGKNAKFGQSYGASGTQAKAVIAGQAADVVEFSRQSDMTSLVSATLVSPNWDANQYHGIVTDSVAVLVVRKGNPLHITNWDDLIKPGVKVVTPNPLSSGSACWNLMAAYGAELKEGKTPAQALTFVKELLQHTVAQPDSGSDATAAFVGGTGNVLIAYENEAIKAQQAGEPVDYVTPPDTILIQNPVAVTTNAKNPTLAANFVKFLYTDQAQKIFAAAGYRPVVKADLSTTQFPTPPGLFTIASLGGWAKVNSEYFGTSGSISKIENALGNGSSG; from the coding sequence GTGAAGGAGCAGATCACCGTGAGGACACCGAAACGCATCGCCGCAGTCGCGGGCGCACTAGCCATCATGGCCGCATCCGCGGGGTGCAGCTCCGGCGGATCGAAGAACACCCTTGACCTGGTCGCCTACTCGACACCGCAGTCGGTCTACGCCAAGCTCATCCCGGCCTTCCAGGCGACCGCCGCCGGCAAGAACGCGAAGTTCGGCCAGTCCTACGGCGCTTCCGGCACCCAGGCCAAGGCCGTCATCGCCGGCCAGGCCGCGGACGTGGTCGAGTTCTCCCGGCAGAGCGACATGACGAGCCTGGTGTCCGCGACGCTCGTGTCGCCGAACTGGGATGCGAACCAGTACCACGGGATCGTCACCGACTCCGTCGCCGTACTGGTGGTTCGCAAGGGCAACCCGCTGCACATCACGAACTGGGACGACCTGATCAAGCCCGGCGTCAAGGTCGTCACTCCTAACCCGCTGAGCTCGGGCAGCGCCTGCTGGAACCTCATGGCGGCGTACGGCGCGGAGCTCAAGGAGGGCAAGACACCCGCGCAGGCACTCACCTTCGTCAAGGAGCTGCTGCAGCACACCGTGGCACAACCGGACAGCGGCTCGGACGCGACGGCAGCCTTCGTGGGCGGCACGGGCAACGTGCTGATTGCCTACGAGAACGAGGCCATCAAGGCCCAGCAGGCGGGCGAACCGGTCGACTACGTCACGCCGCCGGACACGATCCTGATCCAGAACCCGGTCGCTGTGACGACCAACGCGAAGAACCCGACGCTCGCCGCGAACTTCGTGAAGTTCCTCTACACCGACCAGGCGCAGAAGATCTTCGCGGCGGCCGGCTACCGCCCGGTCGTGAAAGCCGACCTCAGCACCACGCAGTTCCCCACCCCGCCGGGGCTGTTCACGATCGCGTCGCTCGGCGGTTGGGCCAAGGTGAACTCCGAGTACTTCGGCACGTCGGGCTCGATCAGCAAGATCGAGAACGCGCTCGGGAACGGCTCCAGTGGCTGA
- a CDS encoding M48 family metalloprotease, with amino-acid sequence MHYSVYVGVAFAALFGVAGPFLARRLAPAVAAWLLSVGALIAAASGLASVGLLAMTIVGQNSSLAAAGHWSSSTLRRADPVHLPVAITALALFAFGIGRCAWVLVQRWRAIRAAHRMNRALSDTGTDLVVLGDEAPDAYAVPGRPGRIFVTKGMLALLSRDECRVMLAHERSHLRHRHHLHRTAVTVATALNPLLAPLPRAQSWVTERWADEDAARICDRALVASALSRAANAARPAPRPAAALSMSGGAVDSRVAAMATEPPRLGWVMLGIALTLLVLSVLGTLDGVTDEAHLFHVALLGHAHLGHLRRVFRAGR; translated from the coding sequence GTGCACTACTCGGTCTACGTCGGTGTCGCCTTCGCGGCGCTGTTCGGCGTGGCCGGGCCGTTTCTGGCGCGCCGGCTCGCACCCGCCGTGGCCGCCTGGCTGCTCTCGGTCGGCGCGTTGATCGCGGCCGCCAGCGGGCTGGCTTCGGTCGGCCTGCTCGCGATGACGATCGTGGGCCAGAACTCCTCGCTCGCCGCCGCCGGCCACTGGTCGAGCAGCACCTTGCGACGCGCCGACCCGGTGCACCTCCCGGTCGCGATCACCGCATTGGCCCTGTTCGCCTTCGGCATCGGCCGCTGCGCATGGGTGCTGGTTCAGCGCTGGCGGGCGATCCGCGCGGCCCATCGCATGAACCGGGCGCTGAGCGACACCGGCACCGATCTCGTCGTACTCGGCGACGAGGCACCTGATGCATACGCCGTTCCCGGGCGCCCGGGCCGGATCTTCGTCACCAAGGGAATGCTCGCGTTGCTCAGTCGCGACGAATGCCGGGTGATGCTGGCGCACGAGCGATCGCACCTGCGCCATCGCCATCACCTCCATCGCACCGCGGTCACCGTCGCGACCGCGCTGAACCCGTTACTCGCACCGTTGCCGCGCGCGCAGTCCTGGGTCACCGAGCGCTGGGCGGACGAGGACGCCGCCCGAATCTGCGACCGGGCGTTGGTTGCCTCCGCTCTGTCGCGGGCCGCCAACGCCGCTCGGCCCGCGCCCAGGCCGGCGGCCGCCCTGTCGATGAGCGGCGGCGCCGTGGACAGCCGGGTCGCGGCGATGGCGACCGAGCCGCCCCGGCTCGGATGGGTCATGCTCGGGATCGCTCTCACGCTCCTCGTGCTCTCCGTGCTCGGCACGTTGGACGGCGTCACCGACGAAGCTCACCTGTTCCATGTCGCACTGCTCGGCCACGCGCACCTGGGGCATCTGCGCCGCGTGTTCCGCGCCGGCCGCTAA
- a CDS encoding BlaI/MecI/CopY family transcriptional regulator, which produces MTAHPRRGPGELEADVLATLWRSHEPMSPGQVRDALDAGLAYTTVMTILSRLHEKGSVTRQRAGRAFVYTPAFAQAELAASQMRALLDRGDDRDEILARFVGSLSKRDERTLASLLRRPARPRRS; this is translated from the coding sequence ATGACTGCACACCCAAGACGCGGACCGGGTGAGCTCGAGGCGGATGTCCTCGCGACCCTGTGGCGAAGTCATGAGCCGATGTCCCCGGGCCAGGTCCGTGACGCCCTCGATGCCGGGCTCGCCTACACCACGGTCATGACGATCCTGTCCCGCTTGCACGAGAAGGGGTCGGTCACCCGGCAGCGAGCCGGGCGCGCGTTCGTCTACACGCCGGCGTTCGCGCAGGCCGAGCTCGCCGCATCGCAGATGCGTGCACTGCTCGACCGGGGGGATGACCGGGACGAAATCCTCGCGCGGTTCGTCGGCTCGCTGAGCAAGCGGGACGAACGAACGCTCGCATCGTTGCTGCGCCGCCCCGCCCGACCACGGAGAAGCTAG
- a CDS encoding pyrimidine reductase family protein, whose amino-acid sequence MPSAHGIAELPDTPDQLARFYGDPPEGVRANMVLTPDGAGAFRGRTKAITDPADQTLLNYLRGLADAVMVGSATVLAEHYGPVELPQETKAARRQAGYTDEPPLVVVTARANLPVALPIFDPSGPRTIVATLASGAKAAAELQEVADVMVVGEDAIDPARILAELADRGLRRVLCEGGPFLLSRLVEHDLVDEMCLTLSPYLAGSQPTTMQPASSLLAPTRLSLRHVLMHDDLLYLRYARG is encoded by the coding sequence GTGCCCTCCGCCCACGGGATCGCCGAGCTGCCCGACACCCCGGACCAGCTGGCTCGCTTCTACGGTGACCCGCCCGAGGGCGTCCGCGCGAACATGGTGCTCACCCCGGACGGCGCCGGCGCCTTCCGCGGACGGACCAAGGCCATCACCGACCCGGCCGACCAAACCCTGCTCAACTACCTGCGCGGGCTGGCGGACGCGGTCATGGTCGGGTCCGCGACGGTGCTCGCCGAGCATTACGGCCCGGTCGAGCTGCCCCAGGAGACCAAGGCCGCACGCCGCCAGGCCGGGTACACCGACGAACCCCCGCTCGTCGTCGTGACGGCCCGCGCCAACCTGCCGGTGGCGCTGCCGATCTTCGACCCGAGCGGGCCCCGGACGATCGTGGCGACCCTGGCCAGCGGCGCCAAGGCGGCGGCGGAGCTGCAGGAGGTCGCCGATGTCATGGTCGTCGGCGAGGACGCGATCGATCCCGCACGAATCTTGGCCGAGCTCGCCGACCGCGGCCTTCGCCGGGTCCTCTGTGAAGGCGGCCCGTTCCTGCTCAGCCGGCTGGTAGAGCACGACCTGGTCGACGAGATGTGCCTCACGCTGTCGCCGTACCTCGCCGGGTCGCAACCCACGACGATGCAGCCCGCGTCCAGCCTGCTGGCGCCGACCCGCCTCTCGCTGCGCCACGTGCTCATGCACGACGACCTGCTGTATCTGCGGTACGCGCGCGGCTGA